The following proteins come from a genomic window of Micavibrio aeruginosavorus EPB:
- a CDS encoding type II secretion system F family protein — protein MAADRYKYRAINNKGRPVRGVISAANEVDLYNQLQSAGLELIQCQSLTKKKGLLADVRAPKISTRDLIQLFMHMEQMQGAGVALLDALADIRDTTEHDRLRDVLSEVHRDVSDGSALSEAMAHHPKTFGSLYISLIAAGEETGDLTAAYRHLIKYLKWVDQMQAKVRKATRYPTILVVVVIATIVVMMSFVVPQIVGFIRNLDQELPWYTTSLMATSDFFVQYWWGVLATPPILYVIYKTLVKSSEDFAYRMDRLFLEMPVAGPLIRKINIARFAQTFGAMFASGIDVLSALRAARNTVKNLALVEALEGVEEQVAAGSPLSEAFNASGEFPSMVVRMLKVGEESGNLTVVLDQVAEFYTNDVDEAVQGLIAMIEPFLTMFLGVMIMWIAVAVFGPIYASFENIDF, from the coding sequence ATGGCTGCAGATCGCTATAAATACAGGGCCATTAATAACAAGGGCCGTCCTGTCCGGGGCGTCATTTCCGCTGCAAACGAAGTGGATTTGTACAACCAGCTGCAAAGCGCCGGGCTGGAACTGATCCAGTGCCAGTCGCTGACCAAGAAAAAGGGACTCCTGGCCGATGTGCGGGCACCGAAGATCAGTACGCGTGACCTGATCCAGCTTTTCATGCACATGGAACAGATGCAGGGCGCGGGCGTGGCCTTGCTTGATGCGCTGGCCGATATTCGTGATACGACCGAACATGATCGTTTGCGTGACGTGTTATCCGAGGTTCACCGCGATGTGTCCGATGGTTCGGCCCTGTCCGAGGCCATGGCCCACCACCCGAAGACGTTCGGTTCCCTGTATATCTCGCTGATTGCCGCGGGGGAGGAAACAGGGGATCTGACCGCCGCGTACCGCCACTTGATCAAATACCTGAAATGGGTTGATCAAATGCAGGCCAAGGTGCGTAAAGCGACGCGCTATCCGACCATTCTGGTTGTGGTCGTTATTGCCACCATCGTGGTGATGATGAGCTTCGTCGTACCGCAGATTGTCGGCTTTATCCGTAACCTGGACCAGGAATTGCCGTGGTACACCACGTCCCTGATGGCGACGTCGGATTTCTTTGTTCAATATTGGTGGGGCGTTCTGGCCACGCCGCCGATCCTGTACGTTATCTATAAGACGCTGGTGAAATCGTCCGAGGATTTTGCTTACAGGATGGACCGCTTGTTTCTGGAAATGCCGGTGGCTGGTCCACTGATCCGGAAAATTAACATTGCGCGCTTTGCCCAGACCTTTGGGGCCATGTTTGCCAGCGGTATTGACGTATTGTCGGCTCTGCGCGCTGCGCGGAATACCGTGAAAAACCTGGCGCTGGTTGAAGCGTTGGAAGGTGTTGAGGAGCAGGTGGCCGCCGGGTCGCCCTTGTCCGAGGCCTTCAACGCGTCTGGCGAATTTCCCAGCATGGTTGTCCGTATGCTGAAGGTGGGCGAGGAATCCGGTAATCTGACCGTGGTTCTGGATCAGGTCGCGGAATTTTACACCAATGACGTGGATGAAGCGGTCCAGGGTCTTATCGCAATGATTGAACCCTTCCTGACCATGTTCCTTGGTGTTATGATCATGTGGATTGCCGTTGCCGTCTTCGGTCCCATTTACGCCAGCTTTGAGAATATTGATTTCTAA
- a CDS encoding GspE/PulE family protein — translation MDDSNKKAPRKPGADLELDDGAFALALDDDYIEAETVEVVTRDIGPQPGQQPQPSSPGSGSGASAGAASGARDLAVQNAGGLSEDLNRGRMGDRLVAMGIITEDQLNVALQEKKVTGKMLGSVLVDLGFIDEDLLSGFLAESSGFDVFDPKNTIFSGDALAMIDKATAKKHQLLPISIDDKEAAVAMCDPYDVVAMDTLRRFLPKNITIKPLVTTPKIISEAIDAAYGYASSIAAILKELEEGEPTDLSTLSEDEAYSHPIVRLVNALVYDAVKIGASDLHFEPEENFARLRYRLDGVLFTAQILHKQHWNGISQRLKIMSHMNIADKLSPQDGRFGLNIGGKLADFRVSSLPTVHGENIVLRVLDQSSNIIPLDQLGFSAHNIEKIRRAQARPEGIIIVTGPTGSGKTTSLYSMLNEINTVEVNIQTLEDPVEYSLPMIRQTPVREGVLEFADGIRALLRQDPDIIFLGEIRDGITAEKALQASMTGHQVYSTLHTNDSFGAIPRLLDLGLKPGMIAGAIVAVFAQRLVRKVCPHCREAYQPGPDECAILNVDPANPPTIYKAHQGGCQMCAGQGYKGRISIAEILLFDDELDEVIAQNGSKAELKRKAYEKGFKNMKDDGILKVLEGTTTLESLATAVDVYK, via the coding sequence ATGGACGATTCAAACAAAAAGGCTCCGCGTAAGCCGGGGGCTGATCTGGAGCTTGACGATGGGGCCTTTGCTCTGGCGTTGGATGACGATTACATCGAGGCCGAAACCGTTGAGGTCGTCACGCGTGACATCGGGCCACAACCGGGACAACAACCACAGCCATCATCACCGGGATCTGGAAGTGGGGCGAGCGCAGGCGCGGCCTCTGGCGCGCGTGATCTGGCCGTGCAAAACGCGGGTGGTTTGTCTGAAGACCTGAACCGTGGCCGTATGGGTGATCGCCTGGTCGCCATGGGCATTATTACCGAAGACCAGTTGAACGTTGCCCTGCAGGAGAAAAAGGTCACCGGCAAGATGCTGGGATCTGTTCTGGTTGACCTTGGGTTTATTGACGAAGATTTGCTGTCCGGCTTTCTGGCGGAAAGTTCCGGCTTTGATGTGTTTGATCCGAAGAACACGATTTTCTCCGGCGATGCGCTGGCGATGATCGACAAGGCAACGGCGAAGAAGCATCAGCTCTTGCCGATTTCCATTGATGATAAAGAAGCCGCCGTGGCCATGTGTGACCCGTATGACGTGGTGGCCATGGATACGTTGCGTCGTTTTCTGCCAAAGAACATCACAATCAAGCCGTTGGTGACAACGCCGAAGATTATTTCGGAAGCGATTGATGCGGCCTATGGCTACGCCAGTTCTATCGCTGCGATTCTGAAAGAGCTGGAAGAGGGCGAACCGACGGATCTTTCGACATTGTCCGAAGACGAAGCCTATTCCCACCCGATTGTACGTCTGGTGAACGCGCTGGTTTATGACGCGGTGAAAATTGGTGCGTCCGACTTGCACTTTGAACCGGAAGAAAACTTCGCGCGCTTGCGTTACCGTCTGGACGGTGTCTTGTTCACGGCGCAGATTTTGCACAAACAACACTGGAACGGGATTTCCCAGCGACTGAAAATCATGTCGCATATGAACATTGCCGATAAACTGAGTCCGCAGGATGGACGCTTCGGTTTGAATATCGGGGGCAAGCTGGCCGATTTCCGTGTGTCGTCCTTGCCGACAGTGCATGGCGAGAATATCGTTCTGCGCGTTCTGGACCAGAGCAGCAACATTATTCCGCTGGATCAGTTGGGGTTCAGTGCTCACAACATCGAAAAAATCCGCCGGGCTCAGGCCCGTCCGGAGGGGATCATTATTGTGACTGGCCCGACCGGTTCGGGTAAGACCACGTCGCTGTATTCCATGTTGAACGAAATCAATACGGTCGAGGTGAATATTCAAACGCTGGAAGATCCGGTGGAATATTCGCTGCCGATGATCCGTCAGACGCCGGTGCGTGAGGGCGTGCTGGAATTTGCCGATGGTATCCGCGCGCTTCTGCGTCAGGATCCGGACATCATCTTTCTGGGCGAGATCCGGGACGGGATTACGGCGGAAAAGGCGTTGCAGGCCTCGATGACGGGTCACCAGGTTTATTCGACCCTGCACACCAATGATTCATTCGGGGCGATTCCCCGTTTGCTGGATCTGGGGTTGAAGCCGGGGATGATCGCCGGGGCGATCGTGGCCGTGTTTGCCCAGCGTCTGGTCCGCAAGGTCTGCCCGCATTGCCGCGAGGCGTATCAGCCGGGGCCGGATGAGTGCGCGATTTTGAATGTCGATCCCGCCAATCCGCCGACCATTTACAAAGCGCATCAGGGCGGATGCCAGATGTGCGCGGGGCAGGGTTACAAGGGTCGAATTTCCATAGCGGAGATTTTGCTGTTTGATGACGAGCTCGATGAAGTGATCGCCCAAAATGGCAGTAAGGCCGAGCTGAAACGCAAGGCCTACGAAAAAGGCTTTAAAAACATGAAGGACGATGGCATTCTGAAGGTTCTTGAGGGTACTACCACCCTCGAATCCCTCGCTACGGCCGTTGATGTTTATAAATAA
- a CDS encoding electron transfer flavoprotein subunit beta/FixA family protein produces MKILVPVKRVIDAYVTIRVKADGTGVETANVKMSMNPFCEIAVEEAVRMKEAGKATEIVVVSAGPANVQETMRTAMAMGADRGIHIQTDEDIQPLAMAKLLKAVVEKEQPGLVLMGKQAIDGDNNQTGQMLAGLLNWAQGTFASKVELDGDHAIVTREIDGGLETLKLKMPCVVTTDLRLNEPRYAALPNIMKAKKKPLDTTTPADLGVTIEHKVKTLKVSEPPKRAAGIKVADVAELVSKLKTEAKVL; encoded by the coding sequence ATGAAAATTCTTGTTCCAGTGAAGCGTGTGATTGATGCCTATGTGACCATCCGGGTGAAAGCGGATGGCACAGGCGTCGAAACCGCCAACGTCAAAATGTCGATGAACCCGTTCTGCGAAATTGCGGTGGAAGAAGCCGTGCGCATGAAGGAAGCCGGCAAGGCCACCGAAATCGTTGTCGTCTCCGCCGGTCCGGCAAACGTGCAAGAAACCATGCGGACCGCGATGGCCATGGGCGCCGACCGCGGCATTCACATTCAAACGGATGAAGACATCCAACCGCTGGCCATGGCCAAGTTGCTGAAAGCCGTCGTTGAAAAAGAACAGCCGGGCCTCGTCCTGATGGGCAAGCAGGCAATTGACGGCGATAACAACCAAACGGGCCAGATGCTGGCCGGGTTGTTGAACTGGGCGCAAGGCACATTCGCATCCAAAGTTGAATTGGACGGCGATCACGCCATTGTGACGCGTGAAATTGATGGCGGCCTGGAAACGCTGAAACTGAAAATGCCGTGCGTGGTCACCACCGACCTGCGCTTGAACGAACCGCGTTACGCCGCTTTGCCGAACATTATGAAGGCCAAGAAAAAGCCGTTGGACACCACCACCCCGGCCGATCTGGGCGTGACCATCGAACACAAAGTCAAAACGCTGAAAGTGTCCGAGCCGCCGAAACGCGCCGCCGGGATCAAGGTCGCCGATGTGGCCGAACTGGTCAGCAAACTGAAAACCGAAGCAAAGGTGCTGTAA
- a CDS encoding electron transfer flavoprotein subunit alpha/FixB family protein, with protein MSILVIAEHDNQTLNHATLCTIAAAQKLGNDIHVLVAGSGSASVADAVSKAAGVTKVLHADDAAYARELAENMGNLIAKIGGSYSHILAPASFFGKNIMPRAAALLDVQQISDIIAIESADTFVRPVYAGNALATVQVTGSPVIVTVRPTAFDAVAETGGAGAVEALASAGDSGLSSFVGQEVTKSERPDLQTAKVVVSGGRGLGSGENYEKIITPLADKLGAALGASRAAVDAGYVPNDYQVGQTGKVVAPQLYIAVGISGAIQHLAGMKDSKVIVAINKDADAPIFQIADYGLVADLFEAVPELEKALG; from the coding sequence ATGTCTATTCTTGTCATTGCCGAACACGACAACCAAACGCTCAACCACGCCACATTGTGCACGATTGCCGCGGCCCAGAAACTGGGCAACGACATCCACGTGCTGGTCGCTGGATCGGGCAGCGCATCCGTGGCCGATGCCGTATCCAAAGCCGCTGGCGTCACCAAAGTGTTGCATGCCGATGATGCGGCCTATGCCCGCGAGCTGGCCGAAAATATGGGCAACCTGATTGCGAAAATCGGCGGGTCCTATAGCCACATCCTGGCCCCTGCCTCGTTCTTCGGTAAAAACATTATGCCGCGTGCGGCGGCGTTGCTGGATGTTCAGCAAATTTCAGACATCATTGCGATCGAATCCGCCGACACATTCGTGCGTCCGGTTTATGCCGGTAACGCATTGGCCACCGTTCAAGTAACGGGTTCCCCCGTTATTGTGACGGTGCGTCCGACCGCGTTTGACGCCGTTGCCGAAACCGGTGGCGCCGGTGCGGTTGAGGCCTTGGCATCGGCTGGCGATTCCGGGCTGTCATCCTTCGTCGGACAGGAAGTGACAAAATCCGAACGCCCCGATCTGCAAACGGCCAAGGTTGTCGTTTCTGGCGGCCGCGGTTTGGGCAGTGGTGAAAACTACGAAAAAATCATCACGCCGCTGGCGGACAAATTGGGCGCAGCCCTGGGTGCATCACGCGCCGCGGTCGATGCCGGGTATGTGCCAAACGATTATCAGGTTGGCCAGACCGGCAAGGTCGTCGCCCCGCAGCTTTATATCGCCGTCGGTATCTCCGGCGCGATCCAGCATCTGGCCGGGATGAAAGATTCCAAAGTCATCGTAGCCATCAACAAGGACGCCGACGCCCCGATCTTCCAGATTGCCGATTACGGTCTGGTCGCCGATTTGTTTGAAGCGGTGCCGGAACTGGAAAAAGCCCTCGGGTAA
- a CDS encoding GNAT family N-acetyltransferase — MSNPLLSAIAGSDKVSVRLAKTPAEIEAAQRLRYQIFYDEFGAKPDDTVAATKLDADKYDPVADHIIVVDTSGDVEKIVGTYRLIRKEPADSVGGFYTSNEYDISALQSCGMSILELGRSCVLPDYRTRPVLQLLWQGIANYVMVDHQIELLFGCASFHGTDPEKISEQLSYLYHYHLAPPGLRPTALPDRFVKMDLHPKESLNPKKIFNELPPLIKGYLRVGSMVGDGAVIDEQFNTIDVCIVLQTHLVTSRYKKHYERKTGQNMPIPEELAGQTDADAEALFRRD, encoded by the coding sequence ATGTCGAACCCTCTTTTAAGTGCCATTGCCGGATCGGATAAAGTATCCGTGCGTCTGGCCAAGACCCCCGCAGAAATCGAAGCGGCGCAGCGTTTGCGCTATCAGATTTTCTATGACGAATTTGGCGCGAAACCGGATGACACCGTCGCGGCCACAAAGCTGGACGCCGATAAATATGATCCGGTTGCGGACCATATTATTGTTGTCGATACGTCCGGCGATGTGGAAAAAATCGTCGGCACCTATCGCCTGATCCGCAAGGAGCCCGCCGATTCCGTTGGCGGTTTCTACACCAGCAACGAATACGACATCAGCGCCCTGCAATCCTGTGGCATGAGCATTCTGGAACTGGGGCGCTCCTGCGTTCTGCCGGATTATCGCACACGTCCCGTCTTGCAATTGCTGTGGCAGGGTATCGCCAATTACGTGATGGTGGATCACCAGATTGAATTGTTGTTCGGGTGCGCCAGCTTCCACGGTACCGATCCAGAAAAAATTTCGGAACAACTGTCTTACCTGTATCACTATCACCTCGCCCCGCCGGGTCTGCGCCCGACGGCATTGCCGGACCGGTTCGTGAAAATGGACCTGCACCCGAAGGAAAGCCTGAACCCGAAGAAAATTTTCAACGAACTTCCGCCGTTGATTAAAGGTTATTTGCGCGTGGGGTCCATGGTTGGCGATGGCGCGGTGATTGATGAACAATTCAACACCATTGATGTCTGCATCGTTTTGCAAACCCATCTGGTCACCAGCCGTTACAAAAAACATTACGAACGCAAAACGGGCCAGAACATGCCCATCCCCGAGGAACTGGCCGGACAGACGGACGCAGACGCCGAAGCCTTGTTCCGCCGGGATTGA
- a CDS encoding lysophospholipid acyltransferase family protein gives MTRTLIAVTKILMFVLWSLLVAPLQFVFLLFNRGPAAYILPHIWQRGVCRILGLRVVVEGTPETTRQVMFVSNHLSYLDIPVIASVLKASFIAKKDVSSWPVFGFLSTLQQTAFISRDRKDAKVEKNNLSAMIAAGKSLILFPEGTSTDGCDVVKFKSSLFSLAADPATGAFLPVQPISLLMDRVDGRAPVAGPNDVRDLYAWHGDMTMGPHLWNFFKSRGATIRLIFHPVLDPQVYSDRKLLADAAWNQVRAGVTGSALPGPATASTLAAVAIGCG, from the coding sequence ATGACCCGCACCCTGATCGCCGTTACAAAAATCCTGATGTTCGTGCTGTGGTCGTTGCTGGTTGCGCCGTTGCAGTTTGTGTTCCTGCTGTTTAATCGCGGTCCGGCGGCGTATATCCTGCCGCATATCTGGCAGCGTGGTGTGTGCCGTATCCTGGGCCTGCGCGTTGTTGTCGAGGGAACGCCAGAGACAACACGGCAAGTGATGTTCGTATCGAACCACCTGTCCTATCTCGACATCCCCGTGATCGCCAGCGTTTTGAAAGCATCCTTCATCGCAAAGAAAGATGTCAGCTCGTGGCCTGTGTTCGGTTTCCTCTCCACCCTGCAACAAACCGCGTTCATCAGCCGGGACCGCAAGGATGCGAAGGTGGAAAAAAACAACCTGTCCGCCATGATCGCCGCGGGCAAAAGCCTGATCCTGTTCCCCGAAGGCACATCGACCGATGGGTGCGATGTTGTGAAATTTAAATCCAGCCTGTTTTCACTGGCCGCGGATCCGGCCACGGGTGCTTTCCTGCCGGTTCAGCCCATCAGCCTGCTCATGGACCGCGTCGATGGCCGCGCCCCCGTCGCCGGGCCGAATGATGTGCGGGACCTTTATGCCTGGCATGGCGACATGACCATGGGGCCGCACTTATGGAATTTTTTCAAATCCCGCGGGGCAACCATCCGCCTGATTTTCCACCCGGTTCTGGACCCGCAGGTTTACAGTGACCGTAAATTGCTGGCCGACGCCGCCTGGAATCAGGTGCGCGCGGGTGTCACGGGCTCCGCCCTGCCCGGACCGGCCACCGCCTCCACCCTTGCCGCCGTAGCGATTGGCTGCGGTTAG
- a CDS encoding DUF3126 family protein: MSQAQAKLKMTGEESSKIQKFLENTLKTPGLALRARPQASDSVEVLVNGEYIGLIHKDLDEGETSYIFTMTILDIDLEE; encoded by the coding sequence ATGTCACAAGCCCAAGCCAAGCTGAAAATGACCGGCGAGGAATCCTCGAAAATCCAGAAATTTCTGGAAAACACCCTGAAAACCCCGGGCTTGGCCCTGCGCGCCCGCCCGCAAGCCTCCGACTCGGTCGAGGTGCTAGTCAATGGCGAATATATCGGTCTGATTCACAAGGATCTGGATGAAGGCGAAACGTCCTATATCTTCACCATGACCATTCTGGACATTGATCTGGAAGAATAA
- a CDS encoding 3-deoxy-D-manno-octulosonic acid transferase, producing the protein MERIYRTLMRAGTPALRLLLATRVKRGKEDPARLNERMGVAGHARPDGALVWFHAASVGEAQSTLILITALLDAHPDLNILVTTGTVTSAELMKNRLPPRAIHQFYPLDHPAWVDRFVDYWHPDLVLWMESELWPNMLGAIRARHIPAVLVNARLSPRSMRRWKRMRSVITPMLSTFTTILTQTDEHAANYRALGATNIITTDNLKFASLPLPYNATDLHALKDAIGARPVWLYASTHDGEEGLACTLHHKLFIDFPELLTIIVPRHPERREVIATTVRAEHLRVCLRGPNKALPGMDDDIYVADTLGELGLFYRLAPISCIGRSFSRDGGGGHNPVEAAQLGSAVLYGPLVQNQQALYDEMRDYGAAIALTDTDMFASTLHDLLHNQSRLIEQQNRGQNFAREKNAVLDRVMAAITPLVPTPKKSDAA; encoded by the coding sequence ATGGAACGGATTTACAGGACATTGATGCGGGCCGGGACCCCGGCCCTCCGGCTGTTGCTGGCCACCCGCGTCAAGCGCGGCAAGGAAGACCCCGCCCGTTTGAACGAACGAATGGGCGTGGCCGGGCATGCCCGTCCGGACGGCGCGCTGGTCTGGTTCCATGCGGCCAGTGTGGGCGAGGCCCAATCGACCCTGATCCTGATCACCGCCCTGCTCGACGCACATCCCGACCTTAACATCTTGGTGACAACGGGCACCGTAACGTCTGCGGAGTTGATGAAGAACCGCCTGCCCCCGCGCGCGATCCACCAGTTTTATCCGCTGGATCACCCGGCATGGGTGGACCGGTTTGTCGATTATTGGCACCCCGATCTGGTTCTCTGGATGGAATCTGAACTCTGGCCCAATATGCTGGGCGCCATCCGGGCGCGGCATATTCCGGCTGTGTTGGTCAATGCCCGCCTGTCGCCGCGGTCGATGCGCCGCTGGAAACGGATGCGCAGTGTGATTACGCCGATGCTGTCCACCTTCACCACCATCCTGACCCAAACGGATGAACACGCGGCCAATTACCGGGCCCTGGGCGCAACCAACATCATTACCACCGACAATCTGAAATTTGCATCGCTGCCCTTGCCATACAACGCCACAGACCTGCATGCACTGAAAGATGCGATTGGCGCGCGCCCTGTCTGGCTGTATGCCAGCACGCATGACGGTGAAGAAGGATTGGCCTGCACCCTGCATCACAAATTATTTATTGATTTCCCCGAATTGCTGACCATCATCGTGCCGCGCCATCCGGAACGGCGCGAGGTGATTGCCACCACAGTGCGGGCCGAACATTTGCGCGTGTGTTTGCGCGGCCCCAACAAAGCCCTGCCCGGCATGGATGATGACATTTACGTCGCCGACACGCTGGGGGAATTGGGATTGTTCTACCGCCTGGCCCCCATATCCTGCATCGGCCGATCATTCAGCCGCGATGGCGGCGGTGGCCACAACCCGGTTGAAGCGGCCCAGCTTGGATCCGCCGTTCTTTACGGCCCACTGGTCCAGAACCAGCAAGCTTTGTATGACGAAATGCGTGATTACGGTGCGGCCATTGCCCTGACCGACACCGACATGTTCGCCAGCACGCTGCATGATCTGTTACACAACCAAAGCCGTTTGATCGAACAGCAAAACCGCGGCCAGAATTTTGCCCGTGAAAAAAATGCCGTTCTGGACCGCGTCATGGCCGCGATTACACCGTTGGTGCCCACCCCGAAAAAATCGGACGCGGCGTAA